From a single Rhodococcus qingshengii JCM 15477 genomic region:
- a CDS encoding branched-chain amino acid ABC transporter permease, with translation MDIMGAFQVSFAQLIGPSAIFYALLAIGLNLHFGYAGLLNFGQIGFALLGGYGVGIMTVTYDQPLWLGILVGLTAAGLLALVLGIPTLRLRADYLAIVTIAASEILRLIFRSTASDSVTGSTNGLFGFADPFTALSPFDSAKQYSFLGVKFYGDDLWSMVVGWTLVLILCGFVYLLTHSPWGRVLKAVREDEDAARSLGKNVFVYKMQALVLGGVIGGLAGVFNALQTKSINPDFYSTAQTFFAFGALILGGAATVFGPVVGAMLFWFLLAIPDALLRQAISGENPLLSLTEQQVGATRYVLLGLMIALLMVFRPQGILGNKREVQLNA, from the coding sequence ATGGACATCATGGGAGCTTTCCAGGTTTCCTTCGCCCAGCTGATCGGGCCGTCGGCAATCTTCTACGCACTGTTGGCAATCGGGTTGAACCTGCACTTCGGCTACGCCGGACTGCTCAATTTCGGTCAGATCGGTTTTGCCCTTCTCGGCGGCTACGGCGTCGGCATCATGACCGTGACCTACGACCAGCCGCTCTGGCTCGGCATCCTCGTCGGACTCACCGCAGCCGGGCTCCTCGCGCTCGTGCTCGGTATCCCGACGCTGCGTCTGCGCGCCGACTATCTCGCCATCGTGACCATCGCCGCTTCGGAGATCTTGCGTCTGATCTTCCGCTCGACCGCGTCGGATTCGGTGACCGGTTCCACTAATGGCCTGTTCGGTTTCGCAGACCCGTTCACCGCACTGAGCCCCTTCGACTCGGCCAAGCAGTACTCATTTCTCGGCGTGAAGTTCTACGGAGACGACCTCTGGTCGATGGTCGTGGGGTGGACGCTGGTCTTGATCTTGTGCGGATTTGTCTACCTGTTGACGCATAGTCCGTGGGGGCGCGTCCTCAAGGCGGTTCGCGAAGACGAGGACGCAGCGCGATCGTTGGGCAAGAACGTGTTCGTGTACAAGATGCAGGCGCTGGTTCTCGGCGGCGTGATCGGTGGTCTGGCCGGGGTGTTCAACGCTTTGCAGACCAAGTCCATCAACCCGGACTTCTACTCGACCGCGCAGACGTTCTTCGCGTTCGGCGCACTGATTCTGGGCGGGGCGGCAACGGTATTCGGCCCGGTGGTCGGCGCAATGTTGTTCTGGTTCCTCCTCGCCATCCCTGATGCCTTGCTGCGTCAGGCGATCTCCGGCGAGAATCCGCTGCTCTCGCTGACCGAACAACAGGTCGGGGCCACCAGGTACGTCCTGCTCGGATTGATGATTGCTCTCCTGATGGTCTTCAGACCGCAGGGAATACTGGGTAACAAGCGGGAG